CCGGGGCGGCAGGCTCGACCACCCAGGGCACGAAGAGCAAGCCCCAGTCCACGACCTCGACGGCATCGTAGCCCGCCCCCCCCTCCTTCTGCTCATGCATCGCCCACGCCGCCGCGAGGTAGCGCTGCAGTTCGGGGAGCGCCTCGTACGCGCCGAACCGAGCAATGTACCGCCGGAACCGCTCGCCTTCCAGGAACGACACGCGGACGCCGTCGCGCTCGTACGGCGCCTCGTCGGCCGTGAACGCGCTGCCGACGAGGACATCCACCTCGTGGCCCTGCTGCACGAGCGCGGGCAGGAGCGCCTCGTAGAACGTGACGATCCCGCCGCCGTGGTGCGGCGGGTACTCTGGTAGGACGTAGAGGAGGCGCATACGGTAACGGACCGTTCAGATCAGCAGCTCAAGCAGCAGAGGCTGACGCGAGAAATGCGTCTAGTTGCTCGTTCAAGACGGAAGCACTGCGTCGGGACCTCATGGCGTCGCGGTAGGCCCGCGCGCGGGCCTCAATCTCGTCGGCTGGTGTTTGGATCGCGCGACGGGTAGACCGCTCCAGACGGAACACGTTGTCGAAGTCGAGTTGGACGAACGCTTCGGTGGCATCGGCTGGGAATCCGCGAGGGAGTACACCAATAGGGACACACCCCGCGGCGGCACACTCGCCATACTTCAAGAACTCCAGCCGGCACCGCGACGGCGAGACGAACATGAACGCGTACCGGGCGAGGTGTTCGATGTACCTCGCACCGATCTGCTCGTGTTTCTGCTCCTCGCCGATGTCCGGGTAACCCGGATGCTCTAGCACGTCCACATGTCGCCCCAGTGGCGGCCACCACGTCGCGATACGGTCGAACTGATAGCGGAAGGGGTAGACAGTGCGGAGCTGGTTGCCGGAGAAGATCACCTGTTGCTTCCGGCCGCCGCCGGCGGGCTGCTCGACATCGGCGGGGTAGGCGTAGGGGACGACCACGAGCCGGTCGCCCCCGCTCGCCCGGTCGAGGTCGGCGACGACCTCGGCCGGGACGTAGGGCGAGAGAAAGTAGACGTTCGGGCGACGGGCCACGGCGAAGAGCATCCGGTAGTACCAGTGGTCCCGGCACCACTCGTAGTACGGGTCGATGGCCTTCAGTACGAAGGGCATCTCGGGGTTCGCCTCAATGGACGCCGTCAGAATCTCGCACTCGCGCTCGCTCAGCCGGTTGTCCACGACCGTCCACCCCTCCGAACAAAGGATCTCGAACTCAGAGCCGAAGGCCTCATCGAAACTAAGCACCGGCCAGCCCATACGCTCGGCATAGACCGGACCGGCGGCCGGGCTGATGGACTGGCTGTAGTCCAGATCTGAGGAGATCACGTACTGCTTCTTCATGCTGACTCCTTACTGTCCACCAACTCGAGCAAACGAGAGTCTACAGTGTTAGGGTCGGCACTGCTCTTACGGTAGCCCTGCCACGCCCCTACCCAGTAGCTCAGTGCTAGGAACGCCTGCCACCAGCCCGCTCGGTCAAGGAGTAGGGTGCGCTTCGCGGTGCTGAGCCCGCACCTGACGAGGTGGCCCCGCATCTCGTCCAGTGCCTTGGGGTCTCCGCTTGCGTATGCCGTCTGCCCGTGCTGGGTGCCACCCCGATACTTCCGGCGGATCAGCCACCGTAAAGTGCTCCGCTCCTCCGGGACGTAGTGCCAGACGAGCGCGTCCGGCACGTCCACCTGACGAACGCCACGGGCTAGCAAGCGCTCCTGCATCTCGGCCTCTTGGCCCGTCGCACCCGTCGGCGAGCCTGGGCCGAAGTCCGCGTTAAATCCGCCGACAGCGCGGACGTCTTGGGCAAACGCTGCCCAGTTGCAGCCGAGGTAGAGGTGCCACTCACGCTCTTTCTCATGGAGATCCATGCCGCGGGCACTCAGTGGAAGCAGACGGCGCACCCAGTCAGGCGGTTCGCGCTCGTAGTCCACGCCCATCGACCCGCCGTAGTAGTGACCAACGCTAGTTTTATTAGCCGCCGCAGCGTAGGCCTCCAGCACACCCGCCTCAAACCGTACGTCGTCATCGAAGAACACGGAGAGCCCCTCCCCCACTGTCGACAGCGCCTCGTTCAGTGCGTGGCTCTTGTTCGCCCACTCCACATGGAGGTATCGGAGCCTCAAGCAGGGGTGTGCTTCGGCCGCCTCTGCCACGACGGCCTCCGCCCCGGCCTGACTCCCATTCTCTACAACTACGACCTCGGCGA
The Rhodothermales bacterium genome window above contains:
- a CDS encoding glycosyltransferase, yielding MTVVTVLIPTHGRPTLLGRTLASLGACRLPAGFAEVVVVENGSQAGAEAVVAEAAEAHPCLRLRYLHVEWANKSHALNEALSTVGEGLSVFFDDDVRFEAGVLEAYAAAANKTSVGHYYGGSMGVDYEREPPDWVRRLLPLSARGMDLHEKEREWHLYLGCNWAAFAQDVRAVGGFNADFGPGSPTGATGQEAEMQERLLARGVRQVDVPDALVWHYVPEERSTLRWLIRRKYRGGTQHGQTAYASGDPKALDEMRGHLVRCGLSTAKRTLLLDRAGWWQAFLALSYWVGAWQGYRKSSADPNTVDSRLLELVDSKESA